One Halomonas sp. M4R1S46 genomic window carries:
- the mscK gene encoding mechanosensitive channel MscK, producing MIASPRAFRPLVFHIVCLLLVGVIAGLAPVPAQGQAEGPKIPDQAALQERLSALTPEEGQSVDEATARDIDALRAAIAGLEELEAVKGQLAELEARVDQAPVELRELQRALASAPEEAPSASLEELESLELSELETRLAEASESLQDAQDRLAEVETRLLGTQTLPERAQQAITEATRSIESHRAEREKLTARGVAAEDPRRVRLRIEQALAEQRLTLHQRELGTNSRLRELAQQRRELLQRRVASQEAHVLTLQRQLDSKRREKSEQAIAQAVRDEPEGVARHPVIVEAQQANRELSLELLRGTSRANDLVRQSQEVRRQLDRVRQLQRGLSEHVEAIRGSTLLSRILREQRRALPQVEVRSGLKDEIADLRLKQFDLERQRERLKDAEELARQQLADAEAEATPALVEPLEQLLRARRELLDQLEPTYGEMLSAAIELQLNQQQLLETSRSLRSTINEQLFWVASAQPLDLAWLKRLPTHLIVEWQEGEWRQALPMHWAMPDAGALLASPVLLMAGLLLALRRPIRRRLKRLYDEVGHLRADSQGHTPLALALNLLLALPGPLCLVTLGLVLTFGGQAIAVGVGWALLQLSLTWAVIAWARRLLVPEGVATRHFYWPAGYVARLRWWLLWLAVALVPVLMIGTLARGAEIDLTQRPLAMALLLVGLIGMSVSLAKLILAHTPFFGVKLFRLVLGLLMALVPLVLGGLVVYGYAYTALSLVGRFVITLYLLGVWILLEAAVVRGLAVAARRLAYRRAVARRRALAQENGDHGTDVVEEPPLDMQQVNQQSLRLSKLILMIGFILVIYLVWSDLLAVFGHLDQVLVLGGEGQEGSDLVGGAVSVADVVVALLVVALTLIMARNLPGLLEVMVLSRLELKQGSAYAISSLLSYTIVGTGVIMALGTLGVSWSKLQWLVAALGVGLGFGLQEIFANFISGLIILFERPVRIGDTITLGNLTGTVNRIRIRATTVTDFDRKEIIIPNKTFVTDQLINWSLSDSITRVILSYGVAHGTDQRLMHQLLYQAAKENERVMDDPPPEVYFMAYDSSALAFELRIYVNSLGDRLLATDELNARLGELFAEYGVVVAHDLLDVRVERLRQSPPRRPRGEVLEDPPHPPPGAPGDPGDFGGGGGDGGR from the coding sequence TTGATCGCATCGCCGCGCGCCTTTCGTCCGCTCGTCTTTCACATTGTTTGCCTCTTGCTGGTCGGCGTCATCGCGGGGCTGGCCCCGGTCCCGGCGCAGGGCCAGGCCGAGGGGCCGAAGATTCCCGACCAGGCGGCCCTGCAGGAACGCCTGTCCGCGCTGACCCCCGAGGAAGGGCAGAGCGTCGATGAAGCCACGGCCCGCGACATCGATGCCCTGAGGGCGGCCATTGCGGGGCTGGAGGAACTCGAGGCGGTCAAGGGACAGCTCGCCGAGCTGGAGGCCCGCGTCGATCAGGCCCCGGTGGAGCTGCGCGAACTGCAGCGGGCCCTGGCCTCGGCGCCTGAGGAAGCGCCCTCGGCGTCACTGGAGGAACTCGAATCCCTCGAGTTGAGCGAGCTGGAGACTCGCCTCGCCGAGGCCTCCGAGAGCCTGCAGGATGCCCAGGATCGGCTGGCCGAGGTGGAGACACGGCTGCTCGGCACCCAGACACTCCCCGAGCGGGCCCAGCAGGCCATCACCGAGGCGACCCGCAGCATCGAGTCACACCGTGCCGAGCGCGAGAAGCTGACCGCGCGCGGCGTCGCCGCAGAGGACCCGCGACGGGTTCGCCTGCGGATCGAACAGGCGCTGGCCGAGCAGCGCCTGACGCTCCACCAGCGCGAACTGGGCACCAACTCCCGCCTGCGAGAGCTGGCCCAGCAGCGTCGCGAGCTGCTGCAGCGCCGGGTGGCGAGCCAGGAGGCCCATGTCCTGACCCTGCAGCGTCAGCTCGATAGCAAGCGGCGCGAGAAGTCGGAACAGGCGATCGCCCAGGCCGTACGCGATGAGCCGGAGGGCGTGGCGCGCCATCCGGTCATCGTCGAGGCCCAGCAGGCCAACCGGGAGCTGAGCCTCGAGCTGTTGCGAGGCACCAGCCGGGCCAATGACCTGGTCCGGCAGAGCCAGGAGGTGCGCCGCCAGCTCGATCGGGTACGCCAGCTCCAGCGGGGGCTGAGCGAGCATGTCGAGGCCATCCGCGGTAGCACCCTGCTGTCGCGTATCCTCCGCGAGCAGCGCCGGGCCTTGCCCCAGGTGGAGGTGCGCAGCGGGCTCAAGGACGAGATCGCCGACCTGCGTCTCAAGCAGTTCGACCTGGAGCGCCAGCGCGAACGATTGAAGGATGCCGAAGAGTTGGCCCGCCAGCAGCTGGCCGATGCCGAGGCGGAGGCGACACCGGCGCTGGTCGAGCCCCTGGAGCAGTTGCTGCGTGCCCGTCGCGAGCTGCTCGACCAGCTCGAGCCGACCTATGGCGAGATGCTCAGCGCCGCCATCGAGCTGCAGCTCAACCAGCAACAACTGCTGGAAACGAGTCGCTCGCTGCGGTCCACCATCAACGAGCAGCTGTTCTGGGTGGCCAGTGCCCAGCCCCTCGACCTGGCCTGGCTCAAGCGCCTGCCGACCCATCTGATCGTCGAGTGGCAGGAGGGCGAGTGGCGCCAGGCCCTGCCGATGCACTGGGCCATGCCCGATGCCGGGGCCCTGCTGGCCTCGCCGGTGCTGCTGATGGCGGGCCTGCTGCTGGCGCTGCGTCGGCCGATCCGGCGGCGGCTCAAGCGCCTCTACGACGAGGTCGGTCATCTCCGGGCGGACAGCCAGGGGCATACCCCCCTGGCGTTGGCGCTGAACCTGCTGCTGGCCCTGCCGGGGCCGTTGTGTCTGGTCACCCTCGGCCTGGTGCTGACATTTGGTGGCCAGGCCATCGCCGTGGGGGTCGGCTGGGCATTGCTCCAGCTGTCACTGACCTGGGCGGTGATCGCCTGGGCACGCCGGCTGCTGGTGCCCGAGGGTGTCGCTACCCGCCATTTCTACTGGCCCGCCGGTTATGTCGCTCGGTTGCGCTGGTGGTTGCTGTGGCTGGCCGTGGCCCTGGTGCCGGTGCTGATGATCGGCACTCTGGCCCGGGGTGCCGAGATCGACCTCACCCAGCGGCCGCTGGCGATGGCGCTGCTGCTGGTGGGGCTGATCGGCATGAGCGTGTCCCTGGCCAAGCTGATCCTGGCCCATACACCCTTCTTCGGCGTCAAGCTGTTCCGCCTGGTGCTGGGGCTGCTCATGGCCCTGGTGCCGTTGGTGCTGGGGGGGCTGGTCGTCTACGGCTATGCCTATACGGCCCTGAGCCTGGTCGGGCGCTTCGTGATCACCCTCTACTTGCTGGGGGTGTGGATCCTGCTGGAGGCCGCGGTGGTGCGCGGCCTGGCCGTGGCGGCGCGGCGACTGGCCTATCGTCGCGCGGTGGCGCGGCGTCGGGCCCTGGCCCAGGAGAACGGGGACCATGGGACCGACGTCGTGGAGGAGCCCCCGCTCGACATGCAACAGGTCAACCAGCAGTCGCTGCGGCTCTCCAAGCTGATCCTGATGATCGGCTTCATCCTGGTGATCTATCTCGTCTGGTCCGACCTGCTGGCGGTGTTCGGCCATCTCGACCAGGTCCTGGTGCTCGGGGGCGAGGGGCAGGAGGGCAGCGACCTGGTGGGGGGCGCGGTGTCGGTCGCCGACGTCGTCGTGGCCCTGCTGGTGGTGGCCCTGACGCTGATCATGGCGCGCAACCTGCCGGGCCTGCTCGAGGTGATGGTGCTCTCGCGCCTGGAGCTCAAGCAGGGCAGCGCCTACGCCATCAGCTCGCTACTCTCCTACACCATCGTCGGCACCGGGGTGATCATGGCACTCGGCACCCTCGGGGTGTCCTGGAGCAAGCTGCAGTGGCTGGTGGCCGCGCTGGGCGTGGGTCTGGGCTTCGGGCTGCAGGAGATCTTCGCCAACTTCATCTCGGGGCTGATCATCCTCTTCGAGCGGCCGGTGCGCATCGGTGACACCATCACGCTGGGCAACCTGACCGGCACGGTCAACCGCATCCGCATCCGCGCCACCACGGTCACCGACTTCGACCGCAAGGAGATCATCATCCCCAACAAGACCTTCGTCACCGACCAGCTGATCAACTGGTCGCTGTCGGACAGCATCACCCGGGTGATCCTCTCCTACGGCGTGGCGCACGGCACTGATCAGCGGCTGATGCATCAGCTGCTCTACCAGGCCGCCAAGGAGAACGAGCGGGTGATGGACGACCCGCCTCCCGAGGTCTATTTCATGGCCTACGACAGCAGCGCCCTGGCGTTCGAGCTGCGCATCTACGTCAATAGCCTGGGCGATCGACTGCTGGCCACCGATGAACTCAACGCGCGGCTTGGCGAGTTGTTTGCCGAATACGGCGTGGTAGTTGCCCACGACCTCCTCGACGTGCGCGTCGAGCGGCTGCGACAGTCACCGCCGCGTCGGCCCCGTGGAGAGGTGCTCGAGGACCCGCCGCATCCGCCGCCCGGCGCCCCGGGGGATCCGGGCGACTTTGGCGGCGGTGGAGGCGACGGCGGGCGCTGA
- a CDS encoding YqjK-like family protein, producing the protein MTRTAEPSRRERRAALEATIEQQRVDLLVAADRWQAAARPLDAGWQAVRRYRVPILVAGGLLLLPVARRPGSVTRLGRKAIVGALAVDRLRRLFNRFR; encoded by the coding sequence GTGACCCGGACCGCTGAACCCAGCCGGCGCGAGCGCCGGGCGGCCCTCGAGGCCACCATCGAGCAACAGCGGGTGGACCTGCTGGTCGCCGCCGATCGCTGGCAGGCGGCGGCCCGTCCGCTGGATGCCGGCTGGCAGGCCGTACGGCGCTACCGGGTGCCGATCCTGGTGGCGGGCGGCCTGCTGCTGCTGCCGGTGGCGCGGCGCCCGGGAAGCGTGACCCGGCTGGGGAGAAAGGCGATCGTCGGCGCCCTGGCCGTGGATCGGTTGCGTCGCCTGTTCAACCGATTCCGCTGA
- a CDS encoding ParA family protein, whose product MRMLALYSIKGGVGKTASAVNLAAEAARAGQRVLLWDLDPQAATSYYLRVKPRIRGGVDKLVKGKASFAKVIRHTEVDNLDLLPAALASREMDERLAKRGNSHLRQILKPVRHDYDLVILDCPPSLSHLSENIFSSVDALLVPAVPTVLSLRTLEQLQGFLDDHDIACTLWPFMTLADRRRALHREIMATLHERWPLMLSQVIPSASMVERMGLERRPVRDFAPRSPAARAYTALWLELAQRLC is encoded by the coding sequence ATGCGCATGCTGGCCCTCTACAGCATCAAGGGCGGCGTCGGCAAGACGGCCTCGGCCGTCAACCTGGCGGCCGAGGCTGCGCGGGCCGGGCAGCGCGTGCTGCTCTGGGACCTGGACCCCCAGGCGGCCACCAGCTACTACCTGCGCGTCAAGCCGCGCATCCGTGGCGGGGTGGACAAGCTGGTCAAGGGCAAGGCCTCCTTCGCCAAGGTGATTCGCCACACCGAGGTGGACAACCTGGACCTGCTGCCGGCCGCCCTGGCCTCGCGGGAGATGGACGAACGCCTGGCCAAGCGCGGCAACAGCCACCTGCGCCAGATCCTCAAGCCCGTTCGCCACGACTACGACCTGGTCATCCTCGACTGCCCGCCCAGTCTGTCGCACCTGTCGGAGAACATCTTCTCCAGCGTGGATGCCTTGCTGGTACCGGCGGTGCCCACGGTCCTGTCGCTGAGAACCCTGGAACAGCTGCAGGGCTTCCTCGATGACCATGACATCGCCTGCACCCTGTGGCCCTTCATGACCCTGGCCGATCGTCGCCGGGCGCTGCACCGCGAGATCATGGCGACCCTGCACGAACGCTGGCCGCTGATGCTGTCCCAGGTGATCCCTTCCGCCAGCATGGTCGAGCGCATGGGCCTGGAACGCCGGCCGGTGCGTGACTTCGCCCCCCGCAGTCCCGCTGCCCGGGCCTATACCGCGCTGTGGCTAGAGCTCGCCCAGCGACTGTGCTGA
- a CDS encoding DUF883 family protein, which translates to MADRTPHTHETTQQLKEDLHHLSQTIEELVNATADDSRNNIKELRARAEKRLQDTRARLEARGERAYHDARDSVTQQADACDRYVHDNPWTSIGIGAAVGVVVGMLIGRR; encoded by the coding sequence ATGGCCGACCGTACCCCGCACACCCACGAGACCACGCAGCAGCTGAAGGAAGACCTGCACCACCTGTCCCAGACCATCGAGGAGTTGGTGAACGCCACCGCCGACGACTCGCGCAACAACATCAAGGAACTCCGCGCACGCGCCGAGAAGCGCCTGCAGGACACCCGGGCCCGACTCGAGGCCCGCGGTGAACGCGCCTATCACGATGCGCGGGACTCCGTGACCCAGCAGGCCGACGCCTGTGACCGCTACGTCCACGACAACCCCTGGACCAGCATCGGCATCGGCGCCGCCGTCGGCGTGGTGGTCGGCATGCTGATCGGACGTCGCTGA
- a CDS encoding TlyA family RNA methyltransferase, translated as MPRLDQLLLHQGLARSRTRAQRLIRHGRVRRRDDGRVLTRPGEKLPEAVALVVEEDPEERYVSRAGLKLEALLESLALTLTGRTVLDVGQSTGGFTDCALRHGAAHVIGVEVGHDQLDAGLREDARVTCLEGLNARAMRHDARLAAALARHPADIAVMDVSFISQTLILPELGALLPAGGALLSLVKPQFEVGPAGVNSRGLVTDARRYGEVEARMREACEACGFTVRHWRESPILGGDGNREFLLHARRR; from the coding sequence ATGCCCCGCCTCGACCAACTGCTGCTCCACCAGGGACTGGCCCGTTCCCGTACCCGCGCCCAGCGCCTGATCCGCCATGGGCGGGTGCGCCGCCGCGACGACGGCCGGGTGCTGACCCGCCCCGGGGAGAAGCTGCCCGAGGCGGTGGCCCTGGTGGTCGAGGAGGACCCGGAGGAGCGCTACGTCTCCCGGGCCGGCCTCAAGCTGGAGGCCCTGCTCGAGTCGCTGGCGCTGACCCTGACGGGCCGGACGGTGCTGGATGTGGGCCAGTCCACCGGCGGCTTCACCGACTGTGCCCTGCGCCATGGTGCGGCCCATGTGATCGGCGTGGAAGTGGGCCACGACCAGCTCGATGCCGGCCTGCGGGAGGATGCCCGGGTCACCTGCCTGGAGGGCCTCAATGCCCGCGCCATGCGCCACGATGCCCGGCTCGCCGCGGCCCTCGCCCGCCACCCGGCGGATATCGCGGTGATGGACGTTTCCTTCATCTCCCAGACCCTGATCCTGCCCGAGCTGGGCGCCCTGCTGCCCGCCGGAGGCGCGCTGCTGTCGCTGGTCAAGCCGCAGTTCGAGGTCGGTCCCGCCGGGGTCAATTCGCGGGGCCTGGTCACCGATGCCCGCCGCTACGGCGAGGTGGAGGCGCGCATGCGCGAGGCCTGCGAGGCCTGTGGCTTCACGGTCCGCCACTGGCGGGAGAGCCCCATCCTCGGCGGCGACGGCAACCGCGAGTTCCTGCTCCACGCCCGACGCCGCTGA
- a CDS encoding ATP-grasp domain-containing protein, which yields MKKDPNKGYIALLGWSLNAIEAAENFDRRYVVVAPDWAEDYCKQHDIPFVSWNFERLNDRSMEIAETLKEMGVNVSIPLFEETVEWAGAINSVLLDSPRLYGQSLLLRDKALMKRRAQLGGIRVGIFEEAHDKEDVIRFLKRVNQTLLKLDGDPNDPIHLKAFDKAGCLGHRVIRTPDEVDTIPEEEFPVLMESHLDGWEFAVEAWIHDGKIAFLNISEYVTLGYSVFVPASPELEKYRAQITAQIEKLIKTFDIEFGLIHPEYFVTSDGEMYFGEVAYRPPGFKVFELLERVYGFNAYQASMLVFDPKTTTDEVKAFFPKEVVDADGYAGCFGVYPRRRVVSRLEIPEEVEEDPYFESHELTTPMEETVTKRTAFGTHWGLVYFKGDDPHRLRDLLKHQEELDFYV from the coding sequence ATGAAAAAGGATCCCAACAAGGGCTATATCGCCCTGCTTGGCTGGAGCCTGAATGCCATCGAAGCCGCCGAGAACTTCGATCGACGCTATGTCGTGGTGGCGCCGGACTGGGCGGAGGACTATTGCAAGCAGCACGACATCCCCTTTGTGTCGTGGAACTTCGAGCGCCTCAACGATCGCTCCATGGAGATCGCCGAGACCCTCAAGGAGATGGGCGTCAACGTGTCGATTCCGCTGTTCGAGGAGACCGTGGAGTGGGCCGGCGCCATCAATTCGGTGCTGCTCGACAGTCCGCGCCTCTATGGCCAGTCGCTGCTGCTGCGCGACAAGGCCCTGATGAAGCGTCGCGCCCAGCTGGGCGGGATTCGCGTGGGGATCTTCGAGGAGGCCCACGACAAGGAAGACGTCATCCGTTTCCTCAAGCGTGTCAACCAGACACTGCTCAAGCTGGATGGCGACCCCAACGACCCCATCCACCTCAAGGCCTTCGACAAGGCCGGCTGCCTGGGCCACCGGGTGATCCGCACCCCCGACGAGGTCGATACCATCCCCGAGGAGGAGTTCCCGGTGCTGATGGAATCGCACCTGGACGGCTGGGAGTTCGCCGTGGAGGCCTGGATCCACGACGGCAAGATCGCCTTCCTCAACATCTCCGAGTACGTGACCCTGGGCTATTCGGTGTTCGTGCCCGCCTCGCCGGAACTGGAGAAGTACCGCGCCCAGATCACGGCCCAGATCGAGAAGCTGATCAAGACCTTCGACATCGAGTTCGGCCTGATCCATCCCGAGTACTTCGTCACCAGCGACGGCGAGATGTACTTCGGCGAGGTCGCCTATCGCCCGCCGGGGTTCAAGGTCTTCGAGCTGCTGGAGCGGGTCTATGGCTTCAATGCCTACCAGGCCAGCATGCTGGTCTTCGATCCCAAGACCACCACGGACGAGGTCAAGGCCTTCTTTCCGAAGGAAGTGGTCGATGCCGACGGCTATGCCGGCTGCTTCGGGGTCTATCCGCGCCGCCGGGTGGTCAGCCGCCTGGAGATTCCCGAGGAGGTCGAGGAAGACCCCTACTTCGAGTCCCACGAGCTGACCACGCCCATGGAAGAAACCGTCACCAAGCGTACCGCCTTCGGCACCCACTGGGGCCTGGTGTACTTCAAGGGCGACGACCCGCATCGCCTGCGCGATCTCCTCAAGCATCAGGAAGAGCTTGATTTCTATGTCTGA
- a CDS encoding phage holin family protein: MAGSQGPAQRLLGAGKRLLSSLLATGETRLRLAVLELEEERARLVTIALLAGLSLILLLLGLGTLTTLIIVVFWDSHRLTAIGASAAVLLLGGMLLAAWVVRMARQRTLLASTLKHLAMDRELVEKHRDPDR; the protein is encoded by the coding sequence ATGGCGGGGAGCCAGGGACCGGCTCAGCGACTGCTCGGGGCCGGCAAGCGGCTGCTGTCCAGCCTGCTGGCGACCGGCGAGACGCGCCTGCGTCTCGCCGTGCTGGAGCTGGAGGAAGAGCGCGCCCGGCTGGTGACGATCGCCCTGCTGGCCGGCCTCAGCCTGATCCTGCTGCTGCTCGGGCTCGGCACGCTCACCACCCTGATCATCGTCGTCTTCTGGGACAGCCACCGTCTCACCGCCATCGGCGCGAGTGCCGCCGTGCTATTGCTGGGCGGCATGCTGCTGGCGGCCTGGGTGGTGCGCATGGCCCGGCAGCGTACCCTGCTGGCGAGCACCCTCAAGCACCTGGCCATGGACCGCGAACTGGTGGAGAAGCACCGTGACCCGGACCGCTGA
- a CDS encoding phospholipase A produces MTPSRYRSGLAVALLAAGLGSQAQAQEGEAPSAAEREAIRERIQSMEAELEGLRDQLKAADPDPAPQPAAALEEEELEESVAKRRLLEAESNRNPFSITTHRRNYLLPLTYTASPNDDAFRAINDEVEPDRLEMKFQFSAKFNLMDGLILGNGDLFFGYTQRSWWQAYNADASSPFRETNFEPEVFLDFENDWSLAGWTNIHNRISLNHQSNGRSDPLSRSWNRVILTSTFINDDWAVSLSPHWRVPEDESQDDNPDIHKYMGYGDVTVARRLFGDQEASLLWRGNPGSGHMGAQLDYSWPLFGKIRGHVQYYHGYGDSLIDYDDSVQRLGVGFSLNPLFSTGTFTP; encoded by the coding sequence ATGACGCCGTCACGTTACCGCTCCGGCCTCGCTGTCGCCCTGCTGGCCGCCGGGCTGGGCAGCCAGGCCCAGGCCCAGGAGGGCGAGGCGCCGAGTGCCGCCGAACGGGAAGCGATTCGGGAACGCATCCAGTCCATGGAAGCCGAACTCGAGGGCCTGCGCGATCAGCTGAAGGCGGCCGATCCCGATCCCGCCCCCCAGCCAGCCGCGGCACTCGAGGAAGAGGAGCTGGAGGAATCGGTGGCCAAGCGACGACTCCTCGAGGCGGAGTCCAACCGCAACCCCTTCTCCATCACCACCCATCGCCGCAACTACTTGTTGCCGCTCACCTATACCGCCTCGCCCAATGATGATGCCTTCCGGGCCATCAACGACGAGGTGGAACCCGACCGGCTGGAGATGAAGTTCCAGTTCAGCGCCAAGTTCAACCTGATGGACGGCCTGATCCTCGGCAACGGCGACCTGTTCTTCGGCTATACCCAGCGCAGCTGGTGGCAGGCCTACAACGCGGATGCCTCCTCGCCGTTCCGGGAAACCAACTTCGAGCCCGAGGTCTTCCTGGATTTCGAGAATGACTGGTCGCTGGCGGGCTGGACCAATATCCACAACCGGATCAGCCTCAACCACCAGTCCAACGGGCGATCCGATCCCCTGTCGCGGAGCTGGAACCGTGTCATCTTGACCAGCACCTTCATCAACGACGACTGGGCCGTGTCGCTGTCGCCGCACTGGCGGGTCCCCGAGGACGAGAGCCAGGACGACAACCCCGACATCCACAAGTACATGGGCTACGGGGATGTCACCGTGGCGCGACGCCTGTTCGGCGATCAGGAGGCCAGCCTGCTGTGGCGGGGCAATCCCGGCAGCGGCCATATGGGCGCCCAACTGGATTACTCCTGGCCGCTGTTCGGCAAGATCCGCGGCCACGTCCAGTACTACCACGGCTATGGCGACAGCCTGATCGACTACGATGACAGCGTGCAGCGACTCGGCGTGGGCTTCAGCCTCAACCCGCTGTTTTCCACCGGGACCTTCACCCCCTGA